aaatgaaaaggcaataaagtgaaaaaagaataatcatttcAACAAAATGGTACTGGAATACCTAAATATCCATATGAAGAAAAAGAGCCGTGACCGATACTTCTCAgcatataaaaacattaacttgaaatcaatcatagacttaaatgtaatagctaaaactataaaagttctagaagaaaacttaaaaatttgagTGACTTTGGAAtaggaacatattttttaaataggacacAACAGCCACAAATCTAAAAGGAAAGGTgatgcaggatgcctgggtggctcagcggttgagcgtctgtatttggctcagggcgttatcccggggttccggaatcgagtcccgcattgggcttcttgcagggagccttcttctccctctgcctatgtctctgcctctctctctgtctctcatgaataaataaataaaatcttaaacaaaagaaaaggtgatgaattggacttcattaaaattaaaggttttttcttttccaaagatacTGTTAAGAAGActaagagagggatccctgggtggcgcagcggtttagcgcctgcctttggcccagggcgcgatcctggagacccgggatcgaatcccacatcaggctcccggtgcctgcttctccctctgcctgtgtctctgcctctctctctctctctgtgtgactatcataaataaataaaaatttaaaaaaaaaaaaaaagaagactaagaGAAGTTTTTTACAAAGAACttggaaaaaagtatatatatctGACAAGGGAATTGTATAGAGATTATATCAAACTCCTACACTTCaagaataaaaaggcaaacagCCTAATTCTTTAAGTGGGCAAAATCCTTGAACTCTCATTTTACCAAATATGCATGAATCTCATAAATTTCACATTGAGAGAAAGCAGCAAGAaccaatataataaaatatatacactgtGATTATACTTATATAATGTTCAAAAAATATGTACAACTATACAATATTGTGTAGGGATACATATATGTATGGTAAAActgtaatgaaaacaaaaacattctaaTCAGAAAACTCAGGATATCTATTTCTCCtatgaaagaaatagagggaaaTGAATTCTAAAGGACATGCATTGAACTTTCAGGGTGCTGCTAATATTCTATCATTGAGCTGAATCATGATTACACAGGTCTTAGCTTTATAAACACAggtatttgctttttataaaattgatgaaaagaaaaatttcaagtaaCCACAAGTAGAATacaagtaaaaaatgaaaatcaaccaagcactgaagaataaaaaagaataaggaaaattcaataaatttatcaaaatgaACATAATGTTATCACAGAAAATGGCAGAATGGGCACTCCATAGCTCTGTGTTCCACAAAAGCAACCAATAAACTGGCGAAAAATATCAGAATCAACTTTGCAAGACTATAAACTAGATAAAAACTTACAACAACtagaggaaaattttttaaatgttttcaatttgcatttcccttatgattagtgacgttgaacatctttcatgtgtctgttgcccatctgtatgtcttccttggaaaaccGTCTACTCAGGTCCCctgccctaaataaatatatgaaagtgAGAAATCAAAAGTGACTACAAGATTTTAGATCTGAACAACCACAAGGTTGCTTTGCCATATATTAACAAGGGAAGATTGTGCAATAACTGTGTTTGGGAGTAAGGACAGAAATTCAGTATGCGATACATTCATTCCTGCTATGACACAAcattccaggagaaaaaaatcaaattgttgtTCAGAAGATCTTAAAGGTGAAAGAACTAGTacatttgtacaaaaaaaaaaacaatcctgcACATAGAACTGCTATATGTACATGAGTAATACAATTCTAATTTTGTTAAATACTACCTAATTACCCTCTGAGGTTGTATTAGTTCACGTTCCCACATATAATAATGCCTGCTTTCCCAAGCTTTTGCCAACACGGTATGCTATCAAACATTTTCACCTTTCCCAATCCAACAGTTGAAGGTAAtataattgtaattttattttatttctttttttaagatttagtcatctgagagagagagagagagagaaagagagagcatgagctagcatgggggggaggggcagagggcaagggagaagctcctccctgctaagcagggagcctgatccagggctccatctcaggaccctgggatcatgaaggcagatgcttaattgtcaaagccacccaggtgcccctataattgcaattttaatttgcatgtttcTTATGTAAACGaagttaagcatcttttcttatGATTAATGATCAGGGACAACATATAGAACTGGATCTTTCCAGGGAGCCATGATTTGGTAGATTAGACAAGcaatttattttgtcttatacACTCAACTAGTATTTATTGGGTGACTACTACGGATCATACACTGTTGTATTGACTAAGGGATATAGTAGTAAACAAATAAACGAGGTCGGAACCTAAACTGGGCCCCCTAGCCCGGAATCACACAAGCCCCAAGAGAGAAGTCTCAGATAATCTCTAGTCCAAGATCACAAAGCAAAGATCAAGACTAGTGCCCAAGGCAGAGATCGAGCTTTCTGTTAGATGCTACAGAGAAATTCAcgaagattttttaaataggcaagTGGCATAAATCAGAGCTAAGCTTTAGGATGATGAATCAACTCATGTGTTCGTGATTGAGGATGAAGGCAGAGCAGGGGCTGGTTCATAGCAAGCACTTAGTAaatatgaaagggaaaataaggaaaggaaggacCATCCAAGAGGGAAAAGCGACTCCAGATACAAAAGCAGCCCTCTTCTTCATAGAACTCTGAATCAAAAGGTCTTATAGGATTCCCAGAGAGAAATGGAATACAGAGGAAACAGCTGCTAGAAGCTATGCTCAGCCACTCTCCCAGGTCTCCTGGACTCTGTAATTTTCCAGACATTGCATGCAATTGGAAACTCTAGAACAGAGCAGGAGGTGTAATGCCTGTTTAAAGATAGATTTAGAGTCTTAAATAAATTCTTCCTGGCAATGTTCTCAGCTCTTGCCCCTGAGGACTGGTACAAATTTCCATTCAAGTATCAAATGACCAAATATGCTGAACTATTTAACTCAAATTTGTCTGAACCAAGTTCCTCAGTGATAATCTAACATGCAAACCAAAAGAGCAATGCTTCTTGAGAGGTTTTGTTGCTTTCTGCCTCCATTGGCAGTTCCTACATGTTTACAATTCCAGTCAACTGGGTAAATTAGCAAATGGTCCAATCAAAATAGAAAGCATCCAGAGGACTTTAACCAGATAGTGACAGGAGACCCTGCAGACCGTGGCCCTGGAGCACCTTGGAGGCGGTGAGTAATAAATAGCTCTTCAAGTCTGCAATAAAAAATGGCCTCCAATAAAActacattgcaaaaaaaaattggaaagaaacagaatggaaagagTAAAAAAGTAGAAGAGGCGGAGCCTGAAGAATTTGTGGTGGAAAACCTACTGGACCACCGTGTAGTGAATGGGAAAGTGGAGTATTTCCTGAAGTGGAAAGGATTTATAGATGCTGACTATACTTGGGAACCTGAAGAAAATTTAGACTGTCCAGGGTTAACTGAAACATTTCTTAATTCTCAAAAAGTTGGTAAAGAAAAAGAtggtacaaaaagaaaatctttatctgACAGCAAATCACATGATagcaaatcaaagaagaaaagagatgctaTGAGAAGCAAAAATGTTGACTACAAATTTGGTTCTGGATGCTTTAGCAGCCAAAGTGAAAAGGCTAATAAACCAAGAGGCTTTGCCAGAGGTCTTGATCCTGAACGAATAATTGGTGCCACAGACAGCAGTGGAGAATTAATGTTTCTCATGAAATGGAAAGATTCAGATGAGGCAGACTTGGTGCTGGCAAAAGAGGCAAATATGAAATGTTCTCAAATTGTAATTGTGTTTTATGAAGAGAGACTAACTTGTCATTCTTGTCCAGAAGATGAAGCTCAGTAATTGTTTGTgttgctttttatatatatttatgtatatatatataaaatctgggtctttgttttttatttattagtgaagAAATAACATTCTAATGAAAATCAAGTTTGATATGTTTGTTTTGAAGTAGTATTGGGGgagttgttggggttttttgcaTCTATAGCACTAGTTACTTTGAACAAATAAAAGCTTTCTGTAGTTGTTTCCTTtatcagaaaagaatatttgagacCATGGCATACTATCCCCCTGCATTAGAGAACACCTTTTCTAAATGTTGGGGGAAATCTTCATAGTCGTTATTCAGTCAGAATTGGTGTTTAACTCCTATATGCCTAAGGACCATTCTGGGTTTCTTGTTTATTTAGGGCTTCTTGTGTGTATACTTAAAAGTACATAcataaatggttttcttttctatttgttatttttgaaacattcaCCGAACCAAAAACAGCATTTTATAACCATGGATAAGCCCATGTTTCTGGGATGCTATAATTTTCAGcaacttaagaaataaatcattttaagttACATTGAAATTTTTCCTGAAGCCTTTCAAATTTTGTAATTAggacaatataaatataattaaagagtTTGAATTGGACAATTTTAAAGCAGCCATATAAGAATCCATACCCCTCCCAAAAAAAGAATCCATATCCCTAGTTACAGTCATATAAATGCAAGTTTATTTGCAAGATCCCTGAAAGGACAACCTCCCCACTCAAAGGGCAAAACTAGATAAGTTTTGGTGTACTTTAATTAGGTAAGCAAAACTTAGTTAAATGGGCATTTAAAGGTTCCTTCTAGTGAACCATTCCTTTCCAAGAAGTTGAAAACCCTTGTGCTATATTGACTAAAAGGTCATGATTCATGGAGTGTCTAAGACTTCATTCGTGGAAACCTAATCATAACCAGGTGTTAGAAATGTTGGCAATTTAGCACCTACTGGGATAAATGGGTGGACAGACTTCTATAATCCAAATTCTTGACCTGCATGTTTTTTCTTCACCCCAACTCATTCCTAACATGTAGGCTCAATCTTCTCAGTATTTGAATTACTGGTTCAGCAGAAACCAGGAAAAACAATAACTTTGTAGTCAGAATGTTATCCAACTGTATAttgtttactttattgtaaatacTGGTAAACAGTGGTCAATAAATAGTttcacattcctttaaaaaaaaaacaaaaaacaagatagTGACATAGAGGGCTCTTGGACTTCCCTCCTCCCATGCACATGCCAAACGTACAGCTACACATGGAGCAATTTCCTCTGAAAGAAACCCAGAAACTAGCTGAGCAACTTCTATACATCAGGCAATTGAGAAAATACCCATAGCAAAATGGGTAGGAAAGGCTGAGACACTCTCACCAAAAATCCCACCCAAGCAAAGTGTTGTACAATTGGGAGGGACCCCCCAGTCCCCAGCTTCTCACTGAGAAGCAAAgcgttttttttaaataataaatttattttttattgttgttcaatttgccaacatacagaataacacccagtgctcatcccgtcaagtgcccccctcagtgcccgtcacccattcacccccacccccgccctaaGCAAAGCGTTTGGACGCTTTGACGTTTTGACGCTTTGCTTCTAGTGCCCCAACTTTTAAGACTCTTACCCCCAAATGGGCCCCCCAAAACACCTATATCTGAAAGACAACAGGGTTTTCATTCATAAGACCTGGACAACTATAGCAAACAAagaggcaattcttttttttttttt
The nucleotide sequence above comes from Canis lupus dingo isolate Sandy chromosome X, ASM325472v2, whole genome shotgun sequence. Encoded proteins:
- the LOC112668423 gene encoding chromobox protein homolog 3-like; this encodes MASNKTTLQKKIGKKQNGKSKKVEEAEPEEFVVENLLDHRVVNGKVEYFLKWKGFIDADYTWEPEENLDCPGLTETFLNSQKVGKEKDGTKRKSLSDSKSHDSKSKKKRDAMRSKNANKPRGFARGLDPERIIGATDSSGELMFLMKWKDSDEADLVLAKEANMKCSQIVIVFYEERLTCHSCPEDEAQ